The Desulfonatronum lacustre DSM 10312 region CTCAACCGCGACAACTTCGTATCCGGATTTCGGACGCCGGTTCGGTCCCCAAAACAAGAATCGAACCGCACTATGCCTGCTGGCTGAAAATCGTATTCACCAGGTAGGCCGTATAGCCCACGTAACAGGCCAGCAGCACCGCGCCTTCGATGCGGTTTATACGACCCTGCCCCCGCCGCCGGAACCCGTAGCCGATAACGAACAGCGACAGGGTCAGCGCGGCCATGACCAGCATGTCCCGATTGAAGACTTCCGGACCCACCGCCAGCGGATGAATCGCGCCGGCGATCCCCACCACGGCCAGGGTGTTGAACAGGTTGGACCCCAGGATGTTGCCGAGAGCGATATCATGTTCGCCCTTCCCGGCTGCAATGAGTGACGAAGCCAGTTCCGGCAGCGAGGTGCCCACCGCGACGATGGTCAGGCCGATGATCAGGTCGCTGACTCCGAATCCATGAGCGATCTCCACCGCGCCCCAGACCAGGACGCGGGAGCTGACAATCAGCAGCACCAGCCCGACAACAAGCCGGAAGACGGCCCGGCGGAGTGGCATGGCGCTGACTTCAAGCTCCTGCTCCATCTCACTTCCCAACGAATCCTCTTTTTTTCGCAGCCCCTGCCAAATCGTCCAGGTCATCAGCCCACCGAATACCGCAAGCAGCACAACCGCATCGAACCGGGTGATCTCTCCATCCCAAATCTGCCATGCGGCCAGGGCGGTCACG contains the following coding sequences:
- a CDS encoding calcium/sodium antiporter, producing the protein MKGTGGLGSLMPAILAVVSGLALLLWSANRFVEGSASTARHFGMPPLLIGMVIVGFGTSAPEMVVSALAASQGNPGIALGNAYGSNITNIALILGLTALISPIAVHSQVLRKQLPTLTIVTALAAWQIWDGEITRFDAVVLLAVFGGLMTWTIWQGLRKKEDSLGSEMEQELEVSAMPLRRAVFRLVVGLVLLIVSSRVLVWGAVEIAHGFGVSDLIIGLTIVAVGTSLPELASSLIAAGKGEHDIALGNILGSNLFNTLAVVGIAGAIHPLAVGPEVFNRDMLVMAALTLSLFVIGYGFRRRGQGRINRIEGAVLLACYVGYTAYLVNTIFSQQA